From one Triticum urartu cultivar G1812 chromosome 3, Tu2.1, whole genome shotgun sequence genomic stretch:
- the LOC125548849 gene encoding acidic endochitinase SE2-like, translating into MASRSLTPVQLTSTLFVALLATCHAGSIAVYWGQNDGEASLAETCASGNYEFVILAFLPKFGKGQTPQLNLASHCDPSSGGCRGQSKDIKACQGQGVKVLLSIGGGDGSYGLSSPGDARQVALYLWNNYLGGSSSSGPLGDVALDGIDFDIEQGSAKFWNDLATDLKNLGKNGGKTVLLSAAPQCPFPDEWDGGAISTGLFDYVWVQFYNNEECQFSAGQGAFMNAWKKWESVPAGKIFLGLPASKDAAGTGFVPAGELTSRVLPLIKVSSKYGGVLLWSKFYDDQTGYSSAIKSDV; encoded by the coding sequence ATGGCGAGCCGTTCTCTCACTCCCGTCCAGCTCACTTCCACCCTCTTCGTAGCACTCCTTGCCACGTGCCACGCCGGCAGCATCGCCGTGTACTGGGGCCAGAACGACGGCGAGGCATCGCTGGCCGAGACGTGTGCGTCTGGGAACTATGAGTTCGTCATCCTCGCTTTTCTCCCAAAATTCGGCAAGGGCCAGACGCCACAGCTGAACCTAGCCAGCCACTGCGACCCTTCCTCCGGTGGATGCAGAGGCCAGAGCAAGGACATCAAAGCGTGCCAGGGCCAGGGTGTTAAAGTCCTGCTCTCCATCGGCGGCGGCGATGGTAGTTATGGCCTCTCTTCTCCTGGCGATGCACGACAAGTTGCCTTGTACCTCTGGAACAACTACCTGGGCGGTTCATCCTCGTCCGGTCCCCTCGGCGACGTCGCGCTCGACGGCATTGACTTTGACATCGAGCAAGGCAGCGCCAAGTTCTGGAACGATCTTGCCACTGACCTGAAGAATTTGGGAAAGAACGGAGGCAAGACTGTATTGCTGAGCGCGGCACCGCAGTGCCCGTTCCCGGATGAATGGGACGGCGGTGCGATCAGCACGGGACTGTTCGACTACGTGTGGGTGCAGTTCTACAACAACGAGGAATGCCAGTTCAGTGCGGGACAGGGGGCCTTCatgaatgcatggaagaagtggGAGTCAGTGCCGGCCGGGAAGATCTTCTTGGGGCTTCCGGCTTCCAAGGACGCGGCGGGCACGGGGTTCGTCCCTGCCGGCGAGCTCACTTCGCGTGTGTTGCCGCTCATCAAGGTCTCTTCAAAGTACGGTGGTGTCTTGCTATGGTCCAAGTTCTATGATGACCAAACAGGCTACAGCTCCGCCATCAAGAGCGATGTGTGA